From a single Candidatus Binatia bacterium genomic region:
- the rpmI gene encoding 50S ribosomal protein L35, translating to MPKIKSKRGAMKRFRVTASGKIKRSKGFKGHLLSSKNKKRKRRLRKSGLVSAVEQKNIRKLIPYL from the coding sequence GTGCCGAAAATAAAAAGCAAGCGCGGCGCGATGAAAAGATTTCGCGTCACGGCAAGCGGGAAGATCAAAAGAAGCAAAGGCTTCAAAGGTCACCTGCTTTCCAGCAAAAACAAAAAACGGAAGCGAAGACTCCGGAAGAGCGGTCTAGTGTCGGCTGTCGAGCAGAAAAATATCCGCAAACTGATACCGTATTTATAG